From the Bacteroidales bacterium genome, one window contains:
- a CDS encoding sigma-54-dependent Fis family transcriptional regulator encodes MSKNKGKILIVDDNVELLSALKMFLSQHFETVDAEKDPEHLPSLLQPKRFDLILLDMNFRAGISTGNEGFYWMKKIREKDPDVTVVFITAYGDVELAVKSLKEGATDFIQKSWDEDKILSTVLSAYKLHQSQMEVKMLRNRQNHLAREIEQEHSLYRCRSQVMQRVYELVDKVGPTDADILITGENGTGKEVIAREIHKKSLRKGEIFLNVDLGALPESLFESELFGHVKGAFTDAREPRQGKFEAASGGTLFLDEIGNLPITLQAKLLSTLQNRSVVRVGSNHGIAVDIRLICATNQPLFDMIEEGSFREDLLYRINTIQIDVPPLRDRPKDIPGLAEFFLSRLRDKYRKPGLLLTDKGIEIMQQYSWPGNIRELEHAIEKAVILCEDDELNPDLLVPERNPATSAALPTFNLEENEKQIIASALKQFRGNISLTAKKLGIDRSTLYTKIRKYGLQ; translated from the coding sequence TAAAAATAAAGGAAAAATACTTATTGTCGACGACAACGTGGAATTATTATCTGCCCTGAAAATGTTCCTTTCTCAGCATTTCGAAACCGTCGATGCGGAAAAGGATCCGGAGCACCTTCCTTCTCTTCTGCAGCCAAAACGTTTTGATCTGATCCTGCTGGACATGAATTTCAGGGCCGGGATAAGCACCGGCAACGAGGGGTTTTACTGGATGAAAAAGATCCGCGAAAAGGACCCGGATGTTACGGTGGTCTTTATTACTGCTTATGGAGATGTGGAACTGGCTGTCAAATCACTCAAAGAGGGAGCTACCGATTTCATCCAGAAATCATGGGACGAGGATAAGATCCTGTCGACGGTTCTTTCTGCTTACAAGTTGCATCAGTCGCAGATGGAAGTCAAAATGCTCCGCAACCGTCAGAATCACCTGGCCCGGGAGATTGAGCAGGAACATTCGCTTTACCGGTGCCGTTCGCAGGTCATGCAAAGGGTGTATGAGCTCGTGGACAAAGTGGGTCCTACAGATGCCGATATATTGATCACAGGAGAAAATGGTACAGGCAAGGAAGTTATTGCCCGCGAAATTCACAAAAAATCGCTCCGAAAGGGTGAAATCTTTTTAAATGTGGACCTGGGGGCCCTGCCAGAGTCGCTTTTCGAGAGCGAATTATTCGGACATGTAAAGGGTGCTTTTACCGATGCCAGGGAACCGCGGCAGGGAAAATTCGAGGCAGCCTCCGGGGGTACGCTGTTTCTGGATGAGATTGGGAATCTGCCCATAACCCTGCAAGCCAAACTTTTATCAACCCTTCAAAACCGGTCGGTGGTGCGGGTAGGAAGCAACCATGGTATTGCCGTTGACATCCGTTTGATATGCGCCACCAATCAACCCCTTTTTGATATGATTGAAGAGGGTAGCTTCAGGGAAGATCTGCTCTACCGGATCAATACCATTCAGATTGATGTGCCCCCCTTGCGGGATCGACCCAAAGACATACCGGGCCTGGCCGAATTTTTCCTCTCCCGGCTCAGGGATAAATACCGAAAACCTGGCCTGCTCCTGACCGACAAAGGCATAGAAATCATGCAACAATACAGCTGGCCAGGCAACATCAGAGAACTGGAACATGCCATTGAAAAAGCCGTTATCCTCTGTGAAGATGATGAACTGAATCCCGACCTGCTGGTCCCGGAGAGAAATCCTGCCACTTCTGCTGCGTTGCCTACCTTCAATCTGGAAGAAAATGAAAAACAGATCATTGCAAGTGCCCTGAAACAGTTCAGGGGCAACATCAGCCTGACAGCAAAAAAACTCGGCATCGACCGCTCCACCCTTTATACCAAAATACGAAAATATGGGCTTCAATAA